The Streptomyces capitiformicae genome contains the following window.
GGTCAACTCTGCAGGAACACCTGGGGTGTTGAGCCTCCGGCTGCCCTTCCGGGCCCCGCTCAACCCGGACAACCTCTTCGGCCACCTCGCCGCGACCGCCGTACCGGGAGTGGAGGAGTGGCGCGACGGCGCGTACCGGCGCACGCTCCGCCTCCCGTACGGCCACGGCATCGTCGGCCTCACCCCGGAGCCCGACCACATCGGCTGCCGACTCACCCTCAGCGATCTGCGCGACCTGCCCGTCGCCATCAGCCGCTGCCGCCGCATGCTGGACCTGGACGCCGACCCGGTCGCCGTCGACGAGCAGCTGCGCACCGACCCGGTGCTCGCGCCGCTGGTGGACAAGGCGCCGGGGCGCCGGGTGCCGCGTACCGTCGACGAGGCCGAGTTCGCCGTACGGGCGGTGCTCGGACAGCAGGTGTCCACGGCGGCCGCCCGCACCCACGCGGCCCGGCTGGTCACCGCGCACGGCGAACCCGTCGACGACCCCGAGGGCGGCCTCACCCATCTCTTCCCCTCGCCCGAGGCGCTCGCGGCCGTGGACCCCGAGACCCTCGCGATGCCCCGCACCCGCCGGACCACCTTCACCACCCTCATACGCCAACTCGCCGACGGCAACGTGCACTTGGGTGTGGACAGCGACTGGGCGGAGACCCGCGACCAGCTCCTCGCCCTCCCCGGCTTCGGCCCCTGGACCGTCGACGTCATCGCCATGCGAGCCCTCGGCGACCCGGACGCCTTCCTCCCCACCGACCTCGGAATCCGGCGCGCCGCACAGGAGCTGGGCCTGCCGTCCACCCCGGCCGCGCTCACGGCACGCGCGGCGGCCTGGCGGCCGTGGCGGGCGTACGCGGTCCAGTACCTGTGGGCGACGGACAGCCACCCGATCAACTTCCTTCCCGTGTAGCTCCGTTTAGGTGAACAGCGGGCAGAGGTGGTCGGACTGCCGTGCAACCTCGATCGGATTCGGCCAACGCACTCGGTGAGGGCTCGGGCCCGGCAATGCTGTCGGTGGTCAGGTCACGCACCTGCCCCCGCCGCAGGGCCTGCGGCGGTCAGACGTGGAGACACTGCCTCGGCGGTTCCAAGCGTCAAACCTTCCGGCGCGAGCCAGGCAGGAGTCTCCGCCACTCGGCGGAGAGAGGGCCAAATGACCGAACAGCGCCAAAACCACGCGCACTCGGGGCCGGGCGCCATCTATGGCCGCCCGGCACGGTCAGCAAGTGGCGCGGTCGGACTCGCCAACGGCAAGAACCCGATCGGCATCATCGTGCCCTGCCACCGGGGCGTAGGCGCGAGCGGCGACCTCACGGGATACGGCGGCGGCCTGGACCGCAAGAAGCGCCTGCTGGACTTCGAGAGCGGATCGGCGCTCTTCTAGCCGCCTGCCTGTCCGTCCGCCTGATCGGCGTCGCGCAGCCTGCTCAGCAGCTCCGGCAGGGCGGTGCCGATGGGTTCGCGTACGACTTCGTCGGCGAGGTCGTCGTACGGGGTGGGCTCGGCGTTGACGATGATCAGGCGGGCGCCGTGGTCGGCGGCGATTCCGGCGAGGCCGGCGGCGGGCTGGACCTGGAGGCTGGTGCCGACGGCGATGAAGATCTGGCAGGCCTTGGTGATCGCGACGGCCTCACCCAGCACGACCGGATCGAGGCGCTCGCCGAACATCACCGTCGCCGACTTCAGCACGCCTCCGCACTCCAGGCAGGGCGGGTCGTCCTCACCAGCCTCGACGCGGGCGAGGGCGTCTTCCATCGGCCCGCGCGCATGGCACTCGGTGCACACGACAGAGCGCGCGGTGCCGTGCAGTTCGAGGACCTTACGGGCCGGCATCCCGGCGAGCTGGTGCAGGCCGTCCACGTTCTGCGTGATCACCCGCACCGGCACCGCGGACCGTTCCAGCTCGGCGACGGCCAGGTGCGCGGCGTTCGGCTCGGCCTTGAACGTCTTGCTCTGCCGCCGCATCTGCCACGAGCGGCGTCGGATCTCCGGATCACGCATGTAGTACTCGTACGTCACGAGTTTCTCGGCCTCCGGATCCCGCCGCCACAGCCCCTGGGGACCGCGGTAGTCCGGGATGCCGGAGTCGGTGGAAATTCCGGCGCCGCTGAGGATGGCGACGAGGGGCTTGGTCATGAGCCGACAGTAGGACCCAGGTCTGCTCGGGGCGAATGGATATGACTGCCCGGTCGCGTGCCCCGCAGTCCCCTGTGGGCTGGGCGCGACGGTCGGCCAGGCAGCGGAGTCGAAGTCCGCGGAGTCGAAGTCCGCGGAGTCGAAGTCCGCGGAGTCGAAGTCCGCGGAGCCGAAGTCCGCTCGCGTGGGTGTCGACGCCCCGCCCGCGTTGAAGGTCCCCGACGGCAACCGGCTCACCAGTGTTCTCGCCGCGGAAGGCGTCCAGACCTATTCCTGCACCGGAGTCTGGAAGCTGTTGGAGCCCGCCGCGACTCTCTGGGCCAAGAAGGACCCCTCGCTCCGGACCGTCGCCCTGCACTCCCGCGGCCCCGTCCGGGTGTCCACGGTGGACGGCAGCGCCGTCAACGCCGCGGCCATCGCCAACTCCCCCAAGCCCGGCACCATCCCCGAGCTCCTCCTGCAGGCCACCGCCACGCGCGGCACCGGGATCCTCGGCGGCGTCTCCTACATCCAGCGCCTCGACACCCGCGGTGGCGTCGCCCCCACCACCGCCTGCGGCGGTACCGAGCAGATCAGCGTCCCCTGCTCGGCCGTCTACGCCTTCTACAAGCCCGCCAAGTGATGCGGTGAACAAGCCAACCGGCAGGCACCCCTCGCTCATCACTGCGAGGGGTGCCTGCCCTGCCGTGGGCGAAAGTGCCGATCAGGGTGCGGCGAAGCCGTACGTGCGGTCGTAGTGCTGGGCGACCAGGCGGCCGGTGCCGTCGACGGCGAGCTGCCACTGGTTGACGCCGGTCTCCACGCCGTCGGTGAAGTTCCACAGCAGTCTGCCGCGGGCGGCGTCGATCGCGTAGAAGCCGTTCCTGTTCTTGTAGGCGGGGACGTAGAGCGCCTCGGGGCCCGCGGTGATCGGCAGGTCGACGTTGAGGCGAGGGGTGGGACAGAACCAACGCCGGGTGCCGGTCGCGGCGTTGAAGGCGTAGACGCCGGAGGGGTTCGTACCGGTGACGTACACCGTGTTGCCCTGGGCGCCGAGCGAGGCGAACTGGCCGCTGTCCGGCGTCACCCGCCAGCGGATCTTGCCGTCGAGGAGGTTCAGCGCCCTGAGCTCGCGGCCGATGGCGAACACCGTACGGTCGAGTACGGCCAGGCCCGGCCGGAGGTCGTAGCCGACGGGGTGCCGCCAGAGGACGTCGGAGCTCTCGATGCTGCGGACCGTCACGTTGCGCAGGCCGTCGGCGTAGACGAAGTAGCCGGGGATGATGACCGGCAACAGCCGGATGCCGACGTCCTCCGGGCTGATGGCGATGACCTCGGCCCGGCGGGCCGCGAGGTCCACGGAGAACACGGTGTCCGTGGATGTCGCGACGCCCTGGTCGTCGGACTCGCGCTGGAGCCGGACACCGAGGACGGAAAGGGCACGGTCGCTGGTCCTGCCGAGCAGCGTGTCGAACCGGAAGTCCGGCCCGAAGTCGAGGGTGAAACGTTCCGTCCCGTTGGCGAGGTCGACTCCGATCACCGTGGAGCCCTCGCCCAGCGCGACCGCCGCGTCGAAGGTCTGCACGGTCGGGGTGGGCGAGGTACTGATCCCCTCGTACACCCACTTGGGCCGGGTGCCGTCCTTGAGGTCGAGGCAGACCATGTCACCCGGGCGGGTCTTCACCAGGGCCGTCCCCTCGTTGAAGACGGCCGGCGCCTGGAGCAGCGGATCACTGCGGAAGGTCCAGGCCGGCTTCGGGGGCGGGCCGAGCGGCCGTCCGGACTCTCCGGCGGGTTTCTCTCCCCGGGTGAGCAGCAGCCCGGCGCCCACGGCCACGGCGGTGGCGCCCGCCGACGCGGCGAGGACCGTACGCCGGGACGGTCCGGGCCGGGGGATGATCCGGCGATGCCCGGGGGAGGTGCGGTCCGGTGCGGTGTCTGCGGGGACGGCGGAAGGGGCCGGTCCTGGCGGGTCGGCGACGGTCGGCGCCTCGTCCGCGCAGCCGGGCCTGCCGGAGGCGTACGGCGCACCGGAGTCGCGCAGCGGGCGCGGCACCGGGGTGTCGTCCGGACCCTGGCCGTACGCGTACGGCACCGGGTCGTTCGCGTACGCCACCCGGTCGTCAGCGCCGGCAAAGGGCACCCCGGCCGGGGCGCCCGGCGTGGTGCCGAGGGTCTCCACCGCCGCCGTGCGCAGGGCGATCGAGATGGTCACCGAAGGCGGCAGCCAGCCGTCCTCCGTCATCTGCTCCACCCCGCCGGGCGCGCAGGCGGCGGCGAGTTTGTCCGGGGTGATCCGCAGCCGTGGGTCCTTGGTGAGACAGAGGTTGATGATCTTGTCCAGTGGATCGGGCACGCCCGTCAGGTCGGGTGGGCTGTGCACGACCTGGTAGAGGAGCGTGGCCGCCGCGGTTCCGCTGAACGGGGCGTGCCCGGACGCGGCGTAGGTGAGAACCGAGCCGACGGAGAAGATGTCTCCTTCGGGACCCAGCGGCTCGCCCGTGGCCTGCTCGGGACACATGTACTCGAAGGAGCCGAACAGGGCCCCGGAGCGGGTGAGGTCGTAGCCGTCGGTCGCACGGACGATGCCGAAGTCGATGACGCGTGGGCCGTCGGCGGCGAGGAGGACGTTGGATGGCTTGAGGTCGCGGTGCACCAGCCCGGCGGCCTGCACCGAGATGAGCGCCTCGGCGATGCCGGCGCCCAGCACGAGCACCGATTCCACCGGCAGTGGGCCGTGCTCGGCGACCGCCTCGGCCAGGGTGGGCCCGGCTATGTACTCGGTGGCCAGCCAGGGCGTGGCGCCGTCCGGGTCGGCGTCCACCACGGGCGCCGTGAATCTGCCGCCGACGGCTCCCGCGGCCTCCACCTCACGGCGGAACCGAATGCGGAAGTTTCTGTCCCCCATCAGCTCGGGACGGATGGCCTTGACCGCCAGGATCCGTCCCTCCGCAGTCCGCGCCAGGTAGACCCGCCCCATCCCCCCTGCGCCGAGCCGTGCCGTGAGACGGTAGGGACCTAGGTCCTGGGGATCGTCGGGGCCCAGTGGTTCCATGACCTCAGCTGCCTGTTCTCGGTGATGACGGGCGAGAATCGACCCGTGGGTGGGGGGAGACCGGCCTGTCCGGGCGGCTCCCGGAGACCACTCCCAGACGCCCCGCATCCTGCCGAAGCCGCGCCCCGCATCCAGCCGAGCCGCGGCCCGCGCCCAGGACGCCGGTCCGGAAGTCCCGAGTGCTGCCCCGTTTCCGGAGCGACGCAGCGGGCGGGGTCGCTGGAACGGGGTCTACGTCAGCCTAGAGGCTCAAGTGGCGGACGGGGGGCGTTTTCAGCCAGCGCTTTAAAGTTCCATTAAATGACGCTCACATCCTTCTCACGGTCTGTACAAGGGGAGTTGACCGTACGTCAGCTGACTCCTGTCACCTGTCGACGCCAACGGAACCGCCGCCTCCGTGGCCGATCTCCATCCCCTCAGCCGACCCGGTTCCCGTTCTCCAACTCCACCGGACCCGTACCGTCCGCCAGCGCGTCGAGTGCGGCGAGCACACGACGGCCGAGTGTCTCCGACAGGTATGCGGTCAGTTCGGCGCGCGGCACGAGCCGCCAGGAGAGAAGCTCCTCCTCCTGCAGCCGGATCCTCTTCAGGTCCTCCTCGCCGAGCACCCCGCCGTCGTACAGGTAGGCCACCAGCGGCGGCCGCCCGACCCCGTGCACCCAGTCCACCGCGAGCAGCCGCCCCAGCTCGACCTCCAGCCCGATCTCCTCGGCGGTCTCGCGCCGCGCGCCCTGCCTGGGCGTCTCCCCGTCGTCCGACTCGATCGTGCCGCCCGGAAGCGCCCATCCCTCACGGTAGTTGGGCTCGACGAGCAGGATCCGTCCCTCGCTGTCACGGAAGATCGCGGCGGCGCCGGCCAGGATCCGGGGGAGGCTCGCGATGTACGCGGCGAAGTCTTGAGTGGTCATCCTGGCAGGGTAGTGGCGACAGCCCTCACCCACACGACCCTCCGGCTTCCGTCAACCGCACCGTGCGCTCGGCGAGTTCGCTGATCCGCACCCCGTCGAAGCCGAACACGGCGCTGCGTACGGTGTCCTCCAGCGGCTCCTTCCACCGGTCCGGGATCGCCTCCGCCCCGGCGGTGGCCGGTTCGCCGAAGGCGGTGGCCGGTTCGCCGAAGGCGGTGGTCCGCTCCTCGCCGGTCTCCTCGTCGGTCCGTGCCGCGGTGGCCGGCTTCACGCCGGTGTCGGTCGGGGCGCGGCGGGGGAGTTCACCGGGCGGCGCGGGAACCGCCGGCCGCTGCCGGGGGACGGCGGCGGCGGCCGGTACGGACGGCGGCGCGGGCGCGGCAGTCCCCTGTCCGGTCCGCACCGGGAACGCCGCCACGGTTCCGGCCGAGCCCCTGGCCGCGGGTGGCGAGGGCTCCGCGGGGCTCATGGCCGGCAGGAGCGCGGCGGGGATCCAGACGGTGCCGGTGACCCCGCCACCCGGCGTACGGCTCAGGGTCACCCGCACACCCCAGCGCCGGGCGAGGCTGCCGACCACGAAGAGACCGAGCATCCTGGTCGGTACGAGGTCGAGCCGCTCCCGGCGGATCAGCCGGGCGTTCTCCTCGGCGAGTCGCTCCGCGCTCATGCCGAGGCCGTGGTCGATGACCTCGACCAGCGCCCCGCCGTCCTCGGTGACGTCGGTGCCGGGGCGGACGACCACCTCGACCGGTGTGTGGGAGGGGGAGAACGCGACCGCGTTCTCCAGCAGTTCGGCGAGCATCAGCGTCAGGTCGCCGATGATGTCGGGCGCGACGGTGACCTCCGTCTCGGACCGCAGCGACACCCGCTGGTAGCCCTCGATCTGGCCGAGCGACGCCCGGATGACGTTGGCCAGGGGGGTCGGCCGGGCCTCGACGCCGCTCTCCCGGATTCCGGCGAGCAGCATCAGGCTGTCGGCGTTGCGCTGGAGGCGTACGGCGATGTGGTCGATGCGGTAGAGCCGTTCGAGGATCTCCGGGTCGGTCTCCTCACGTTCAGCGGCGTCGATCAGGGTCAGCTGACGTGTCGTCAGGTTGCTGACTCTGCGACCGACGTTGCCGAACATCTCGGCGACGTTGCGGCGGCTCAGCACCTGTCGTTCCAGCAACTGGGCGGCGGTGAGCTGCACTTGGTTGAACGCCTCGGCCAGTTCGCCGATCTCGTCGCGGACCGGGACCGGGATCGACTGCGGCCGCAGGGGGGTGCTCTCGCCGGACTCGTCGTCCGCCACCCGGGCGAGTTCCTCGCCTGCCACGTCGACCACCTGCTGGGCGGCGCCGGTCAGGGCCGCGAGGGGACGTACGACCGAGCGTCGGACCAGAACGCAGAAGGCCAGCCAGACGACAAAGCCGAGCAGGGCCAGACAGAGCAGGTACAGCGCGCCCCGCAGGGCGTCCGCGGAGAGGGCGTCGGCCTGGGTGGCGGTCTGCTCGATCAGCGACCGGGTGATGGCGAGGCGGCTTTCGGACTGCCGGGTTCCGTCGGCGATCGCCTTGCGGAGCTGCGCCGGTGTCTGGGACTGCAGGGTTCCGGGATCGATCTGCAGCTCCGCGAACTGGGACTCGATGCCGTACTGCTCGGCACTGAGCTCGATGCCGTCCATGCGCAGCACCTGGTCCGATGTGGCGATCCGCTGGAACCGGTCCGACTGGTGGCGGTAGAGCTCGCGGGCGCCGACCGCGCGGCTGTACTCGGTGCGGGCGTTGGCGTCACGGGTCTGCGCGGAGAACACCGCGCTCTCGAAGGACGCGTGGGCGGCGTCGGCTCGCAGCACCGCGTCGAGGAGTGTCGTGACCGAGGCCGACGAGGTACCCGAGTAGCGGTCCAGACCGATGCCGTCGATCAGGTAGTCGACCGCGGCCGCGTACGCGGGGTCGATGTTGGCGGCGGGAACGTAGGCCCGTTCGAGCTTCTCGCGCAGGACGCCGAGGCCGCGGATGTACTCGAATGCCTGAGCCTCCTCGGACGGCAGGCCCGAGCCGAACGCCGAACGCACGGCGGCGACCTGCGCGTCGGTGTTCCGCTGTGCCTGGCGGTAGTCGGTGGTCGGCGGCAGGGTGGCTCCGGGGCGGGCCGCGTCGTACTGCACGGAGAGCAGGAGCGCCTGCCGGTGTTCGGCCTGTACGTCGTTGATGAGTTTCGCGACCTGTTCGCTGTCCCGCACCAGGTCCGCGATCCGGCCGGCGTCGCGGGCCTGCTGCACCTGGCCGTAGGCGCCGATGCCGAGCAGTACGCCGACGACCGCGATGGGCGCGATCACCAGGACGTTGAGCTTCCGCCGGAAGGGCCACCGGTCGAGGACGGTCACCACCTTGCGGCCGAGCCGCGGGGTCCGGCGGGCATGCGCGGGTGGGTCCGGTGCGAGCGGCGGGTTCCCTGTGTTCGCGGACACCCGGGCCTCCTTCATGGTTGACGGACCGCCGATCGGTCGGCACGCGCCGTGACACTTTCGCCGCCTCCATCGCTGATAGGAGCGAAGGCATCGCGCCACGTGTCTGGAAGCAGCCGGGCGAGAGTACCGTATTTACAGTGACATGACAGAAGATGGGGAAGTAAAAATGAATTTCTGAGCATTTGCGAGGTATCCGACGCGAACCGACCGCTCGCCCTCCCCGCCCAGCCCTCTCTCGCACCGTGTTGGAGACCCCGTGCACCCCACCCGCAAGGCGGCCGTGACAGCCACCGCCCTCTTGGCCGCGGCCGCCGTCACCGTGGTCACCGGCTGCGAGAGCGGTTCCACCACCGCCGGATCCGTCGCCGCGACCTCCGGCGGCTCGTCCCGACCCGGCTGCCCCGCCGTTCTCGCCGAGGCCAAGCGGGCCGTCAAGAAGGCCGAGGACGTCAACGCCCCCTGGGCCGGACCGACCGACGGGCCCCGTGCCGTCCCCGACAGGATGATCGTCTTCATCGCCCAGACCCTGACCAATCCGGGCGTGGCGGGCGTCGCCAAGGGCACCCAGGAAGCCGCCGACGTCATCGGCTGGCGCGTCCGCACCGTCGACGGCCAGGGCACGCCCGCCGGAATCAAGGCCGCCTTCGACGAGGCCCTCGCCCTCAGACCCGACGGCATCGTCATCGGTGGCTTCGATCCCGCCTCCACCCCCCGGCAGGTCGAGCGTGCGAATGCCGCCGGCATCCCGCTGATCGGCTGGCACGCCGTGGCCGCCCCCGGCCCCAGCGAGAAGCCGGATCTGTTCAGCAACATCACCACAAGGGTCGAGGACGTGGCGAGGATCAGCGCCGACTGGATCATCGCGCGGTCCAACGGCCGTGCGGGCGTCGTCCTGTTCACCGACGCCTCGATCCCCTTCGCCAAGCGCAAGTCCGAGCTGATCAAGAAGGAACTCGCCACCTGCTCCGACGTCGAGCTGCTGAGCTACGAGGACATCCCCATCCCGGAGGCGGGCAGCCGCACCGTCGAGAGGGTCTCCTCCCTGTCGTCCCGCTTCGGCGACAGGTGGACCCACTCCGCCGCCATCAACGACCTGTACTTCGACCACGCGGACTCCGCGCTGCGCGCCGCCGGCAGGCAGGGTGCGGGCGCTCCGTTCAACATCGGCGCCGGTGACGGCGACCCGTCGGCCTTCCAACGCATCAACAGCAAGGAATTCCAGGCCGCCACCGTGCCCGAGCCGCTGTCCGAACAGGGCTGGCAGATCATCGACGAGTTCAACCGCGCCTTCGCGGGCAAGCCGGCCAGTGGGTACGTCGCCCCCGTCCACATCACCACCGCGGCCAACAGCGGCGGCGCACTGTCCTGGGACTCCGAGGGCTACCGCGAGGCTTACCGCGGGATCTGGGACAAGTGAGGAACGCGTACACGTGCGCCTCCGCCCCATGAGGCGGATGCCCATAAGGCGGAGGCGCACGTGGTGATCACGTGGTGATCAAGTGGTGATCACTGGGTGGCCTCAGCCATCCCCGTCCAGCGTGTCGGTGAGCTTGCCCAGATCGACGAACTTGAAGTTGGTGTTGTCCCGGGTCTCCCCGTCCGCGTCCGTCTCGTCCGGGGTGTTGTGCCCGTCCTGCACCACCAGCAGGCCGTTCGGGTAGCGGGAGCCCAGGGGGCGTTCAGCACGGCGGCGCCGTCGTACTCCTCGGAGCCGTCGACGGTGCCGGCGGCGATACGGAAGCCGCTCTCGTACTCGTTGTTGTCGGACACCTCGCGGTCGTACGCGGCGAAGGTGTTGTCGCCCTGACTGGAGGCGAGCAGGTATCCGTCGCCATCGCCATCGCCCTCGTCGAGGATGGTCAGGCCCTCCACGTCGGCGGACAGGTGCGTGCCGCCGTAGCCGGGGTCCGCGCCCGCGACGCACTCCTCGGTCGCCTCGTCGAACGTCGCGGGGACGCCGTACTCGCGCACCTTGTCGATCAGCTTCGGCTTGGCGCCGAGGTCGGCGGGCATCCGTCAGATGCCGACGTCCTCCTGGCCGGCGTAGAGCACCTTGTTGACGGGGTCGACGACCATGCCCTCGACCTGCGGGAGGTCACCGGGGTCGGCGCAGGGGGTCCAGGACGTGCCGTTGGGGAGGTGAGGGAGGACGGCAGCTCGAGGGTGCGCACCTGCTGGTAGGTGACCGCGCCGGTGGCGGTCGCCTTCGGCGTGGCTTCGGCGGGCCAAGGCCTACCTCGCCGACCGGGCTCCACGACCCCGGCCTGACCCTCCTCCCGCCAGACACGACCTGGGCTTCTCACTGCGATATCTGCATGAGCTCCAGCGACTCGAGCGCACCCGCGCGCGATGCCGTCAGGGGCCGGCGTGTCGCTCCAGCAGGGACCGGACACTGAAGGGCTGCACCTCGAGCAGGACGATGGTGGTGTTGGACCGGACGACCCCGGGCGCTTCCAGCAACAGGTTCGTGATGCGGTGCAGGTCTGTGGTGTCCCGGGCGACAACGCGGGCGAGCAGGTCGCCGTCGCCGGTGGTGACGAGCAACTCGACCACCTCGGGAATGCGCAGGATCGTCTCGCGGGTGGACTGCCCCACGCGCTGGCTGATCGACATCGTGATGAGTGCCAGCAGTGGATAGCCGAGAGCCTCGGGTGCCACGCGCCGGCTGTGCTCCCTCAGTTGACCGCTTTCTTCCAGTCGCTTCAGACGCGCCTGCACGGTGTTGCGGGCCAGACCGAGTCGGTCGGCCAGGGCAACGGTCGTGGCCCGGGGGTCCGCGTCGAGCGCCAGGAGGATCCGGGCGTCGAGGGCGTCGACGTTTCGCATGGTGCCCAGTATGGCACAGCGCGGGCGTGCCACATTGAGCATTCTGCTCATAATTCATGCCACATATTGCGCATTCCGATGCACCTTTCTAGGTTCTCGCCATGCAAAAAGCGCAATGCGACAACACGTCAGCGAACAGAGCTCCCCACGTCGACAGCCGGGTATGGGGTGACGAGGACGAGATCGTGGCGGCCGCCCTCGACTACGCGCGGCGGCGCATCACGCGGGCTCCGGATCCGGTGGCCGGCGCCCGCCCCGCCGCCGACCTCGCCCTCGCGGCCGGTACGGCCATCACCCCCTGGGGAATCGGCGGCTCCGCGGCCCTCAAACTCTTCGACCGAGTCCTGGCACCTGCCACCCGCGCCCAGAACGGCTCGACGAACCTCGCGTACATCCCCGCGGCCCCCACCCGTGCCGCACTCGCCTTCGACGCGGTCACCGGCGCGGCGAACATCTTCGCGGGCACCTGGGAGGCGGGAGCCGGCGCCATCCACGCCGAGAACGAGGCGCTGGCCTGGCTCACCCAGTTGCTCGGATGGCCCAGCACCGCAGCGGGATGCTTCGTCAGCGGCGGCACCATGGGCAACCTCTCGGCTCTCATCACCGCCCGCGCCGCTGCCGCCGCATCCCGCACCCGGCCGGCGGACGGCTGGAGAATCGTGTGTGCCGACAGCGCCCACTCCTCGATCAGGTCCGCGGCACAAGCGATGGACATCGAAGTCGTCACCGCACCCGTGGACCAGCGGGGACACCTCACCGGGGCGGCCGTGAACGCGGTCCTGGACTCCACGACCGGCGTGTTCGCCGTGGTGGCGACCGCCGGGACCACCAATGCCGGTCTCATCGACGACCTCGATGACATCGCCGAGGCGTGCGAACGCCACCAGGTGTGGCTGCACGTCGACGGTGCCTACGGCGGAGCGGGCCTGGCGGCACCCAGTGTGCGGCACCTCTACTCCGGCATCGAACGCGCCGACAGCTTCATCGTCGATCCGCACAAATGGCTCTTCGCCCCCTACGACTGCTGCGCACTGCTCTACCGGGACCCCGCAGCGGCACGCGCCGCCCACAGTCAGTCGGCGCACTATCTCGACGCCATCGACCGCGACGTCCACAATCCGTCGGACCTGGCCCTCCACCTCAGCCGCCGCGCCCGCGGTCTGCCGCTCTGGTTCAGCCTGGCCGTCCACGGAA
Protein-coding sequences here:
- a CDS encoding DUF3455 domain-containing protein — translated: MGVDAPPALKVPDGNRLTSVLAAEGVQTYSCTGVWKLLEPAATLWAKKDPSLRTVALHSRGPVRVSTVDGSAVNAAAIANSPKPGTIPELLLQATATRGTGILGGVSYIQRLDTRGGVAPTTACGGTEQISVPCSAVYAFYKPAK
- a CDS encoding protein kinase domain-containing protein, with translation MEPLGPDDPQDLGPYRLTARLGAGGMGRVYLARTAEGRILAVKAIRPELMGDRNFRIRFRREVEAAGAVGGRFTAPVVDADPDGATPWLATEYIAGPTLAEAVAEHGPLPVESVLVLGAGIAEALISVQAAGLVHRDLKPSNVLLAADGPRVIDFGIVRATDGYDLTRSGALFGSFEYMCPEQATGEPLGPEGDIFSVGSVLTYAASGHAPFSGTAAATLLYQVVHSPPDLTGVPDPLDKIINLCLTKDPRLRITPDKLAAACAPGGVEQMTEDGWLPPSVTISIALRTAAVETLGTTPGAPAGVPFAGADDRVAYANDPVPYAYGQGPDDTPVPRPLRDSGAPYASGRPGCADEAPTVADPPGPAPSAVPADTAPDRTSPGHRRIIPRPGPSRRTVLAASAGATAVAVGAGLLLTRGEKPAGESGRPLGPPPKPAWTFRSDPLLQAPAVFNEGTALVKTRPGDMVCLDLKDGTRPKWVYEGISTSPTPTVQTFDAAVALGEGSTVIGVDLANGTERFTLDFGPDFRFDTLLGRTSDRALSVLGVRLQRESDDQGVATSTDTVFSVDLAARRAEVIAISPEDVGIRLLPVIIPGYFVYADGLRNVTVRSIESSDVLWRHPVGYDLRPGLAVLDRTVFAIGRELRALNLLDGKIRWRVTPDSGQFASLGAQGNTVYVTGTNPSGVYAFNAATGTRRWFCPTPRLNVDLPITAGPEALYVPAYKNRNGFYAIDAARGRLLWNFTDGVETGVNQWQLAVDGTGRLVAQHYDRTYGFAAP
- a CDS encoding AlkA N-terminal domain-containing protein, with the translated sequence MYEDVERCVRAVRSKDARFDGWFFTAVLTTGIYCRPSCPVVPPKPENMTFYPSAAACQQAGFRACKRCRPDTSPGSPEWDQRADLVARAMRLVGDGVVDREGVPGLARRLGYSTRQIERQLLAELGAGPLALARAQRAQTARLLIETTALPMAQIAFAAGFASIRTFNDTVREVFALSPSELRERAARTPSRQVNSAGTPGVLSLRLPFRAPLNPDNLFGHLAATAVPGVEEWRDGAYRRTLRLPYGHGIVGLTPEPDHIGCRLTLSDLRDLPVAISRCRRMLDLDADPVAVDEQLRTDPVLAPLVDKAPGRRVPRTVDEAEFAVRAVLGQQVSTAAARTHAARLVTAHGEPVDDPEGGLTHLFPSPEALAAVDPETLAMPRTRRTTFTTLIRQLADGNVHLGVDSDWAETRDQLLALPGFGPWTVDVIAMRALGDPDAFLPTDLGIRRAAQELGLPSTPAALTARAAAWRPWRAYAVQYLWATDSHPINFLPV
- a CDS encoding NUDIX domain-containing protein; translated protein: MTTQDFAAYIASLPRILAGAAAIFRDSEGRILLVEPNYREGWALPGGTIESDDGETPRQGARRETAEEIGLEVELGRLLAVDWVHGVGRPPLVAYLYDGGVLGEEDLKRIRLQEEELLSWRLVPRAELTAYLSETLGRRVLAALDALADGTGPVELENGNRVG
- a CDS encoding SIR2 family NAD-dependent protein deacylase translates to MTKPLVAILSGAGISTDSGIPDYRGPQGLWRRDPEAEKLVTYEYYMRDPEIRRRSWQMRRQSKTFKAEPNAAHLAVAELERSAVPVRVITQNVDGLHQLAGMPARKVLELHGTARSVVCTECHARGPMEDALARVEAGEDDPPCLECGGVLKSATVMFGERLDPVVLGEAVAITKACQIFIAVGTSLQVQPAAGLAGIAADHGARLIIVNAEPTPYDDLADEVVREPIGTALPELLSRLRDADQADGQAGG
- a CDS encoding substrate-binding domain-containing protein, whose translation is MHPTRKAAVTATALLAAAAVTVVTGCESGSTTAGSVAATSGGSSRPGCPAVLAEAKRAVKKAEDVNAPWAGPTDGPRAVPDRMIVFIAQTLTNPGVAGVAKGTQEAADVIGWRVRTVDGQGTPAGIKAAFDEALALRPDGIVIGGFDPASTPRQVERANAAGIPLIGWHAVAAPGPSEKPDLFSNITTRVEDVARISADWIIARSNGRAGVVLFTDASIPFAKRKSELIKKELATCSDVELLSYEDIPIPEAGSRTVERVSSLSSRFGDRWTHSAAINDLYFDHADSALRAAGRQGAGAPFNIGAGDGDPSAFQRINSKEFQAATVPEPLSEQGWQIIDEFNRAFAGKPASGYVAPVHITTAANSGGALSWDSEGYREAYRGIWDK
- a CDS encoding ATP-binding protein, with translation MKEARVSANTGNPPLAPDPPAHARRTPRLGRKVVTVLDRWPFRRKLNVLVIAPIAVVGVLLGIGAYGQVQQARDAGRIADLVRDSEQVAKLINDVQAEHRQALLLSVQYDAARPGATLPPTTDYRQAQRNTDAQVAAVRSAFGSGLPSEEAQAFEYIRGLGVLREKLERAYVPAANIDPAYAAAVDYLIDGIGLDRYSGTSSASVTTLLDAVLRADAAHASFESAVFSAQTRDANARTEYSRAVGARELYRHQSDRFQRIATSDQVLRMDGIELSAEQYGIESQFAELQIDPGTLQSQTPAQLRKAIADGTRQSESRLAITRSLIEQTATQADALSADALRGALYLLCLALLGFVVWLAFCVLVRRSVVRPLAALTGAAQQVVDVAGEELARVADDESGESTPLRPQSIPVPVRDEIGELAEAFNQVQLTAAQLLERQVLSRRNVAEMFGNVGRRVSNLTTRQLTLIDAAEREETDPEILERLYRIDHIAVRLQRNADSLMLLAGIRESGVEARPTPLANVIRASLGQIEGYQRVSLRSETEVTVAPDIIGDLTLMLAELLENAVAFSPSHTPVEVVVRPGTDVTEDGGALVEVIDHGLGMSAERLAEENARLIRRERLDLVPTRMLGLFVVGSLARRWGVRVTLSRTPGGGVTGTVWIPAALLPAMSPAEPSPPAARGSAGTVAAFPVRTGQGTAAPAPPSVPAAAAVPRQRPAVPAPPGELPRRAPTDTGVKPATAARTDEETGEERTTAFGEPATAFGEPATAGAEAIPDRWKEPLEDTVRSAVFGFDGVRISELAERTVRLTEAGGSCG